Proteins from a single region of Anastrepha ludens isolate Willacy chromosome 5, idAnaLude1.1, whole genome shotgun sequence:
- the LOC128863345 gene encoding uncharacterized protein LOC128863345 yields the protein MATPVSKATTPASVADQQRVSDTGTAVGVVDLPSAPVAEGVTTRASSAARQEVMFQAMQKRIAALERSLKVAQDKIREHELTNEAQRADAQSIASAPSDSSANESALPSSSLPMTQIQLLQPQSPLITCAATCVHTVQPPPPQNATRYQMYTATRSSPLIYTSSTNGTYSSSTLPPGDTFVSSLPSTVPISANVGSLPLQFSTKPRKLQDLPEFSGKPEDWPIFFTAYTESTTVYGYSRFENNLRLQKCLKGEAREAVKSLLIHPNNVANIIEQLKFRFGRPEQLIRSQLAHVREIAPISESSVVKLIPFATKISNVCAFLCSACGGEQYLVNPTLLDELVGKLPMSKRIEWAVFASSLQPYATVQHFSDWLTQLANVICTVYDGEAAKDSKRRVVLHAAESQRHSACPICQGQHKPADCTQFSQLTVPERWEEVKRRHLCFSCLNVGHGSRNCQRRKLCSTDGCKRWHHKLLHDIGKIIDGSSNQSPRPRDRQRRTSIADAHTGISTRTQPASRIEQQGDAGAAVLSCSTDNNSKLLFRILPVVLYGNQKRVETYALLDEGSSITMIDSTLIEELGLRGRTERLNLQWFGGRAAQESAMVVDLLVSGAGMQKRHKLRRVYGVSNLQLPSQSLNKSDLRCHESQLNKLAVEPYAQVKPKLLIGLDHCHLGLPSTTMQLNKCGPFAANTELGWVVFGPTMNSDPSLPSCLFVNCHTDQSLHNMVAEYFETESFGVRAAPIMESEADVRAREILKSTTCRVEGRYQTGLLWKRSDIQLPASYSMALKRLAGVEAKMRRDTDFAAEYNRIISSYVMKDYARKLSPEEAALTCNRTWYLPHFAVKNPNKPGKLRMVFDAAAEVDGVSLNSQLMKGPQEYRSLPAILFHFREGATGVCGDIKEMFHQVLVQRDDRCAPRFLWRQGDTTRQPEVYEMRVMTFGAACPPCAANYVKTINALEYGNKVKGATRAVKSILDYHYVDDYVDSFDTEEEAADITKQVRAIHKMAGFDLCNFASNSLRVTEALSGDGNIRQIANKEGVLVDRVLGLFWQASTDTFGFKLRFNNVDSNVLDGGRRPTKRELLSVVMSIFDPLGFLSNFVVSAKILMREVWKNDIRWDEPLPNNVNTAWEGWRKQLPMVAEYTVPRYYYRNGKPEVLQLHVFVDASEDAFAAVAYWRSTNAAGEVEVAFISAKTKCAPMKSLTVPRLELQAAVLGTRLLNCLREEHSLHIDDCVIWSDSKTVIQWLRSEHRRYKPFVQHRIAEILATTTTANWRWLPTEHNVADEATRANNFVDFSSSARWSCGPPFLLREEQYWPTESSTCNHHEEADKELRPKFALAIVSCTFLDYNRFSTFSKLVRTTAWVLRFIDVCRRRKPPDRGYGLTAKEVETAKLCLCRLVQRGEYAEEFQHIESGRNLPRTSSLIQLSPYIDEDGVLRVRGRIEAASWLPISARRPIILPPKHCFSNLVAMHYHVKMHHQNLEATICEIRRLYWVPRLRSLLRSIVANCAICRLRKIHAVSPLMGPLPIDRLTPYVRPFSYTGLDYFGPITVTVRRANEKRWVALFTCLTVRAVHLELAHDLSTDSCIIVLRNFINRRGVPVRVRSDNGKNFVGADMEAKRFSEVFDCNRLQGELSQRGVEWIFNSPFNPAEGGAWERLVQCVKRVLRCTLKETSPREHTLNCFLIEAENIVNSRPLTHLPIYVNQEQPLTPNDFLLGEANTPRTPIASEVLETKCFLRQQWRLARQLRDHFWKRWIAEYLPTLTRRVKWCQRTKPLQIDDLVFICDPNISRRDWCRGKVERLYAGADGEVRRADVRTSSGLKRRAVSKLAVLDVDDGESG from the coding sequence ATGGCGACACCAGTTTCAAAGGCCACTACACCTGCATCAGTAGCCGACCAGCAAAGGGTGTCGGATACTGGCACTGCCGTCGGTGTAGTGGATTTGCCAAGTGCTCCCGTTGCCGAGGGAGTCACCACTCGTGCTTCATCTGCCGCCCGCCAAGAAGTGATGTTCCAGGCTATGCAAAAACGCATCGCCGCGCTTGAACGTAGCCTGAAAGTTGCCCAAGACAAAATAAGGGAACACGAGTTAACCAACGAAGCCCAGCGCGCTGATGCGCAAAGCATAGCCAGTGCACCCAGCGACAGTTCCGCCAACGAATCTGCCTTGCCGTCATCAAGCCTGCCGATGACACAGATCCAGTTGCTTCAGCCGCAATCGCCGTTAATAACATGTGCTGCTACCTGTGTGCATACGGTGCAGCCGCCGCCGCCTCAGAACGCTACACGTTATCAGATGTACACCGCTACTCGTTCCTCACCGCTTATTTACACATCCTCAACAAATGGGACGTACAGCAGCTCGACTTTGCCTCCGGGCGACACATTTGTTAGCAGTCTTCCGTCAACGGTGCCAATTTCCGCTAATGTGGGCTCCTTACCCTTGCAGTTTTCAACCAAGCCAAGGAAATTGCAAGATTTGCCGGAGTTTAGCGGGAAACCAGAGGACTGGCCGATATTTTTTACTGCCTACACCGAGTCAACCACTGTCTATGGGTACAGTCGCTTTGAGAACAACTTACGCCTGCAGAAGTGCTTAAAGGGTGAAGCCCGAGAAGCTGTTAAATCGCTACTAATCCATCCAAACAACGTGGCCAATATCATAGAGCAACTTAAGTTCCGATTCGGTCGCCCAGAGCAATTAATTCGAAGCCAGCTAGCCCATGTTCGAGAAATTGCCCCGATATCGGAAAGCTCAGTGGTAAAGTTGATACCATTTGCGACGAAGATTAGCAACgtctgtgcatttttatgttctgcATGTGGCGGAGAGCAGTATTTAGTGAATCCAACACTCCTCGATGAGCTCGTCGGAAAGTTACCCATGAGCAAGCGTATCGAATGGGCAGTCTTTGCGTCATCTTTACAGCCTTACGCAACTGTTCAGCATTTTAGCGATTGGCTCACTCAACTTGCCAACGTCATCTGCACGGTTTACGATGGAGAAGCAGCAAAAGATTCGAAGCGTCGGGTTGTGTTGCACGCTGCCGAATCTCAACGTCATTCAGCCTGCCCTATTTGCCAGGGCCAACATAAGCCAGCCGATTGTACGCAGTTTAGTCAACTTACAGTGCCGGAAAGGTGGGAGGAAGTGAAGCGACGTCACCTTTGTTTTTCTTGTCTCAACGTTGGACATGGGTCACGCAATTGCCAACGGCGCAAACTATGTTCAACTGACGGGTGCAAACGGTGGCATCATAAATTGTTGCACGATATTGGGAAAATAATCGATGGGTCATCAAACCAGTCACCGCGGCCTCGAGATCGCCAACGACGTACTTCCATTGCCGATGCACATACAGGTATTAGTACGAGGACGCAGCCAGCGTCTCGTATTGAACAGCAAGGTGATGCGGGTGCAGCGGTCCTTAGTTGCAGTACAGATAACAATAGTAAGTTATTATTTCGGATTCTGCCGGTCGTGCTGTATGGGAACCAAAAGCGCGTTGAGACGTACGCACTTTTAGATGAAGGTTCGTCAATAACAATGATTGATAGCACACTAATTGAAGAGCTCGGCTTACGTGGCCGGACTGAACGCTTGAACCTACAGTGGTTCGGAGGACGTGCCGCTCAGGAGTCGGCCATGGTGGTAGATCTACTCGTGAGTGGTGCCGGTATGCAAAAGAGACATAAGTTACGAAGGGTTTATGGTGTTTCAAACTTGCAGCTGCCTTCTCAGAGTCTGAATAAATCCGATTTGCGTTGCCATGAAAGCCAATTGAATAAGCTGGCAGTTGAACCATACGCACAAGTCAAGCCAAAGCTGCTAATCGGACTCGACCACTGCCACCTCGGTTTGCCGTCAACTACAATGCAGCTAAACAAGTGTGGGCCATTCGCTGCGAATACTGAGCTAGGATGGGTTGTATTTGGGCCAACAATGAACTCCGATCCATCATTGCCATCATGCTTATTCGTTAACTGCCACACTGATCAATCTCTACATAATATGGTTGCTGAATACTTCGAGACGGAAAGCTTTGGGGTTCGAGCTGCACCTATCATGGAGAGTGAAGCTGACGTCCGTGCTCGGGAAATCTTGAAGTCTACTACATGCCGTGTTGAAGGAAGGTACCAGACTGGTCTGCTCTGGAAACGTTCCGACATACAGCTACCTGCCAGCTATTCTATGGCTTTGAAAAGATTAGCGGGTGTTGAAGCAAAAATGAGGCGCGATACAGACTTTGCCGCTGAATATAACCGCATCATAAGTTCTTACGTCATGAAGGACTACGCACGAAAGCTGTCGCCAGAAGAAGCCGCTTTAACTTGCAATAGAACATGGTACCTGCCTCATTTTGCCGTGAAGAATCCAAATAAGCCAGGCAAGTTACGCATGGTGTTCGACGCAGCTGCTGAGGTGGACGGTGTGTCCCTTAATTCACAGCTTATGAAGGGTCCGCAAGAGTATCGGTCTTTGCCTGCTATACTATTCCACTTTCGGGAAGGAGCAACGGGCGTGTGTGGGGACATCAAAGAGATGTTTCACCAAGTGCTGGTTCAACGTGACGACAGATGTGCGCCACGATTTCTTTGGCGCCAAGGTGATACTACCAGACAGCCCGAGGTATATGAGATGCGCGTAATGACCTTTGGAGCAGCATGTCCGCCTTGCGCCGCCAATTATGTGAAGACGATCAATGCGTTGGAGTATGGCAACAAAGTCAAGGGTGCTACCCGAGCCGTGAAATCGATACTGGACTACCATTATGTCGATGACTATGTCGATAGCTTTGACACAGAGGAAGAAGCAGCTGACATAACGAAACAAGTTCGCGCAATACATAAGATGGCCGGTTTCGATCTTTGTAATTTCGCGTCAAACTCATTAAGAGTGACAGAAGCACTTAGTGGTGACGGGAATATCCGtcaaatagcaaataaagaaggagTACTGGTGGACAGAGTCCTCGGTTTGTTTTGGCAGGCATCAACCGACACTTTTGGGTTTAAACTGAGATTCAACAACGTAGATTCCAACGTTTTGGACGGAGGGCGCCGTCCGACGAAGCGAGAACTTCTCAGTGTGGTCATGTCGATCTTCGACCCGCTGGGCTTTCTTAGCAACTTTGTAGTGAGCGCTAAGATCCTCATGCGGGAAGTGTGGAAGAATGACATCCGGTGGGACGAGCCACTGCCAAACAACGTAAACACCGCATGGGAAGGATGGCGTAAACAACTGCCAATGGTCGCCGAATATACCGTCCCTCGATACTATTATCGAAATGGGAAACCTGAAGTTTTGCAGCTCCATGTTTTCGTCGACGCCAGCGAGGATGCCTTTGCCGCGGTAGCCTACTGGAGGTCAACTAATGCCGCCGGTGAGGTTGAAGTCGCATTTATATCTGCAAAAACTAAATGCGCGCCGATGAAGTCATTGACGGTCCCTCGATTGGAGCTTCAGGCAGCTGTATTGGGTACGCGTTTGCTGAATTGCCTACGAGAGGAGCACTCCTTGCACATCGATGACTGCGTCATTTGGAGTGACTCCAAAACAGTGATCCAGTGGCTTCGAAGTGAACATCGACGCTATAAGCCATTTGTGCAGCATCGGATCGCCGAGATATTAGCCACAACTACTACTGCAAACTGGAGATGGCTACCTACCGAGCACAATGTCGCTGATGAGGCTACTCGAGCTAATAACTTTGTCGACTTCAGCTCGTCCGCCCGTTGGTCCTGCGGCCCACCATTTTTGTTACGAGAAGAGCAGTATTGGCCGACAGAGAGCTCTACATGCAATCATCATGAGGAAGCTGACAAGGAACTACGTCCTAAATTCGCCCTTGCAATCGTAAGCTGTACGTTTCTAGACTATAACCGATTCTCTACATTCAGTAAACTGGTGAGAACGACAGCATGGGTCCTGCGATTCATTGACGTTTGCCGCCGCCGTAAACCGCCAGACCGAGGCTATGGGTTGACTGCCAAAGAAGTTGAGACTGCTAAGCTTTGTTTGTGCCGCCTCGTTCAACGCGGTGAATACGCCGAAGAGTTTCAGCACATCGAAAGCGGTCGCAACCTGCCACGCACCAGTTCGCTCATTCAACTTTCGCCGTATATAGACGAAGATGGTGTTCTTCGTGTACGAGGACGCATAGAAGCTGCCAGCTGGCTCCCAATAAGCGCGAGACGCCCTATCATACTACCGCCAAAGCATTGTTTCTCAAATCTGGTCGCCATGCACTACCACGTCAAAATGCATCATCAAAATCTAGAAGCCACTATTTGTGAGATACGTCGCCTTTATTGGGTACCACGCCTCAGGAGTTTGCTGCGCAGTATTGTCGCCAATTGCGCCATTTGTCGCTTAAGAAAAATCCATGCCGTATCGCCATTGATGGGCCCTCTTCCGATTGATAGACTCACTCCTTATgtcaggccattcagctatacgGGCCTTGATTACTTTGGACCGATAACAGTAACTGTTCGCCGCGCCAACGAAAAAAGATGGGTGGCGTTATTTACGTGCCTGACAGTCAGGGCTGTGCATCTGGAGTTGGCTCATGACCTCAGCACTGACTCATGCATAATCGTATTGCGCAACTTTATAAATCGTCGCGGCGTTCCCGTACGTGTGAGGTCCGATAATGGGAAGAACTTCGTCGGTGCTGACATGGAAGCAAAGCGCTTCAGTGAAGTCTTCGATTGCAATCGCCTGCAGGGTGAGCTATCGCAAAGGGGCGTAGAGTGGATTTTTAACTCGCCTTTCAACCCGGCAGAGGGGGGCGCTTGGGAACGATTGGTGCAGTGCGTAAAGAGAGTACTACGATGCACTTTGAAGGAAACGTCGCCACGGGAGCACACGCTCAACTGCTTCCTAATCGAGGCGGAAAATATTGTGAATTCTCGGCCGTTGACGCACTTGCCCATCTATGTCAACCAGGAGCAGCCGCTGACTCCAAATGACTTCCTTCTCGGTGAAGCCAACACACCGCGAACTCCGATTGCCAGCGAAGTTCTGGAAACCAAATGCTTTCTTCGACAACAGTGGCGTCTTGCTCGACAACTAAGGGACCATTTTTGGAAACGATGGATAGCGGAATACCTTCCGACATTGACACGCCGGGTGAAGTGGTGCCAAAGAACAAAACCTCTGCAGATAGATGACCTCGTCTTCATATGCGACCCAAATATATCTCGTCGGGACTGGTGTCGAGGCAAGGTGGAACGTTTGTATGCAGGAGCGGATGGTGAGGTCAGACGAGCTGACGTACGCACTTCGAGTGGATTAAAGCGCCGTGCCGTCTCCAAATTGGCAGTTCTGGACGTTGATGATGGTGAATCGGGTTGA